The genome window GATCGTCGACAGTCGAGATGAGGCGACGGGTGAGCGGTTGGATGATCTGGAAGATCCATTCAAACTCTACCGTTGCCACACGATCATGAACTGCACCAAGACCTGCCCCAAGGGTCTGAACCCTGCCAAGGCCATTGCCGAAATCAAGGGCATGATGGTCGAGCGGATGGTCTGAACGGAGGGCGGAATGTCTGAACGGCCCGCTGATGCTGACAGTCGCCGCGCGGTTGCGCCCGTCATCTGTTACCCGGACGATACTCTGCCACGGCCCGATCTTGCCGGGTATCGCGCGGCGCGCGCGACAGCCACGAAGTCGGACGAGGCACTGGCCGCCCCGCGTGAGGCCGCGACGTTTCACGTTCCCGCCGGGCATTTCTTCCGCATCACCTCGGTCGAGGGGCCACAGGTCGGCGACCTGAACCTGTGGAATTCAAATGACCTGTCCGAGCGGTTTTACTCTGGTAAAACCCGCGCCCTGCACGGCAGCCATGTGACAACCGGCGACCGCCTCTGGTCGTCATTTCCCACGCTGCGCCCGATGGCGACGATTACCGAGGATACGCTGGACTGGTACGGTATCGACGACTTCGGCGGGTCGGTGCATGACGTGATCGGCACGCGTTGCGATCCTTATACTCACAGATTGCTGGCGGGCGACGATTATCACCATTGCTGCCATTCCAATCTGACCCGCGCATTGGCGGACGAAACGGGATTGTCGCGGGGCCAGGCGGAACCCCATGTCCACGACGTGATGAACGTCTTCATGTGCACAGGCTTCACCCGCGACACCGGCCAGTATTTCATGAAGGCCAGCCCGGTCCGCCCCGGCGATTATGTCGAGTTCTTTGCCGAAATCCCACTTCTCGGCGCGCTCAGCGCTTGTCCGGGTGGGGATTGCAGCAGCACCCATTCGTCGAATGTCGCCGCCTGTTATCCGCTGCTGGTCGAGGTTTTTGCGCCCGAGATGCCGCCCGAAGGTTGGGCCATCCCGCCGATCAATGCCTATGATCGCACACACGGCAATTGAAACGAATTGGGCCGCCGGTATTTGGGCGGCCCGCAATATTCAATTGATTGGGCAGACGTCAGGCGAAGGCAGCTGACAGCGCCATTTCAACCATATCGCCAAAACTACGCTCTCTCTGGTCGGAGGGCTGTTCTTCTTTTGTAATCAGATGATCTGAGATCGTCAGGATCGCCAGTGCCCGGCACCCGTAACGCGCGGCAAGCGTGTAAAGTTCCGCCGCCTCCATTTCGACAGCCAGAACGCCGTGGCGCATCAGCTGGTCTGTCAGATCGTCGCGTTCGTCATAGAACACATCCGACGAGTAAATGCCGCCCACATGCACCGGAATCGATTTCGCCGCCGCCGCCCCGTGGGCCGCTTGCAGCAATTCATAGTTTGCCGAGGGCGCAAAACTCATTTCCTTGAAGAAACCGCGTGACGGTGTTCCCATCGTGGACGAGGTCATGGCGATGACAACGTCGCGCAGTTTAACGTGTTCCTGCATTGCCCCGGCCGAGCCAATTCGGATCAGGGTTTTGGCCCCGAAGTCCCGGATCAATTCATTGACGTAGATCGACAGGGACGGCATGCCCATGCCCGAGCCCTGAATTGTCACCGGATTGCCATTCCAAGTGCCTGTGAAACCCAGCATTCCCCGGGTTTCATTGACCAGCCGAACACCCTTGAGGAATTTTTCGGCGGCCCATTTCGCACGATAAGGATCGCCCGGCAACAAAACTGTTTCAGCAATGTCGCCGGGCTTGGCGCCAATATGAATTGTCATCAGCGCCGCTCCTGATCAGATTGCGAAGTCTTCGGGCTTCTTGCCCGCTTCAATTCCGGATTTGTACCAGGCAGGCTGCCGACCACGACCGCTCCAGGTCTGCTTGGCATCATCCGGATTGCGATATTTGGCAGGTGCCGCGGCTTTTTTCTTTGCAGGTTTGCGACCGGGCTTGGGGCCAGGTTTGCTGCCTTTTGGCGGACGGCCCGGGCCGCGCTTGGCGCCGCCTGAAAGATCCGCCAGCGAGAAGCCGAATTCAGCGGCGGCCTTTTCGGCGGCTTTGCGCGCATCGGCCAATGTTTCTTTGGATTTGTTCGCGATTGCGGTCGCAACGTCCTTTGCCAGTTTTTCCAAATCAGATTTGGAAGCGTTCTTCAGGTCTTTTTTACTTACAAGCGCCATCTGTGTGGGTTCCATCGTTGATGATAAATATTGGCAATTCTCCTAACGGGAATGTCAAACACCAGCAAGACAATTCGCCAAATTGCATTGACCACAATGGTCAAACGGCACGCTTACTCTGCGGCAACATAAGGAGAGTCCACAATATCGAGTATTTCGGCAATAATCTTGCTGACATTGAAATCACGCGGTGAATAGACGCGCGCAACACCCATACTCATTAGTTTCTTTGCGTCCTCTGGCGGAATAATTCCGCCAACGACAATGGGAATGTGACCTAATCCATTCGCGACCAACTGGCGGATCGTTTCTTCGACCAATGGCAAATGAGAACCCGACAGGATCGACAGGCCAATGACATGCGCGCGTCCGTCCCGCGCCGAGGTCACAATTTCATCGGGGGTCAGGCGGATGCCCTGATAATCAATTTCCATCCCGCAGGCCTGCGCACGCAGCGCAATTTGTTCGGCACCATTGGAATGACCGTCCAATCCGGGTTTGCCCACCAGCAGTTTCAGCCGCTGACCCATCCGATCCGAAATCGCATCCACACGAGCGCGCAAATGATCCAGGCCTTCGGTTTGATTTGATGGCGTTGCGGATATTCCTGTCGGTGCACGGTAAAGGCCGATTGTGTTGAAAAACTCCGTTTTAGGGCCTGAACGATGATTTTTCTTTCCATGCAGCCCGATCCTAAATTTTTGGCGCGGGGGTCGGCCCAAATCGCCTACATGCGCTCACGCGCAGCCATGCGCTGTCTCGTGGTCAAAGCTTTCCGACTATTTCGCTTCATAGGTTTTCGCAAGAAATCCGCGACGCTCTGATTTCGGAGTTTTTCAACACAATCGGCCAAAGACGCTGCGCATTGCCTCGCCCCATTCGCCGGTTGTGGCGCCTGCCTTGGCGGCGGCAATTGACGGCGGCATGATATTGTCGCCAGTCGCGGCAGCATTGCGCAGCGAGTCGAGCGCCGATTTTACCGCGTTTGCGTCGCGCGTTTCGCGCCAGCTATCCAGCGCTGCGATCTGGTCACGCTCGGCCTCGGGATTGGCTTCCATGATTGTATTTGATCCGGCGGTCAGGGGGCTTTCTTCGCCCTCGGTCCATTTGTTGACACCGACGACAACAGTTTCCCCGGATTCGATCTTTGCAATCCGGGCCGCATTGCTTTCGACCAGCCGCGATTTCATGTGACCAATGGCAGACATCGCGCCGCCCATCGCCTCGATCTGCGCCAATTCCGCCCGGGCGGCGGTTTTCAGCGGATTGTGTTGAAAAACTCCGAAATCAGAGCGTCGCGGATTTCTTGCGAAAACCTATGAAGCGAAATAGTCGGAAAGCTTTGACCACGAGACAGCGCATGGCTGCGCGTGAGCGCATGTAGGCGATTTGGGCCGACCCCCGCGCCAAAAATTTAGGATCGGGCTGCATGGAAAGAAAAATCATCGTTCAGGCCCTAAAACGGAGTTTTTCAACACAATCAGCGCCTCGGTTTTTGCATCAATTGCCGGATTTCCATCGAACAGATCGTCGAATTCCAACAGGTCCGTTTCATAGGCGAGGATTTGCTGCATCCGCATTGACCATTGCTGATCCCAGGGGCGCGGCAATCCAAGCGCCTCGTTCCAGGCGGGCAACTGCACCGCCCGTGCCCGCGCATTCTTGGACAGCGTCACAGCCAGCATTTCCAGCAGAATGCGCGGCACGTTGTTTTCTGGCTGCTGTTCGGTCAACCCGAGCGAGTTGACCTGAACGCCATAGCGGAACCGGCGGAATTTCGCATCGGCAATCTTGTAGCGCTCGCTGCAAACCTCATCCCAGAGGTCCACAAACGCGCGCATCTTGCAGATCTCGGTTACGAACCGAATTCCCGCATTCACGGAAAATGAAATCCGCCCGACCATTTCCGGGAAATCCTCGGGGGGGACCTTGTCGCGAAGGCCATCGAGCACTGCAATGGCCGTGGCCAATGCGAATGCAAGCTCTTCCTCTGGCGTCGCTCCGGCTTCCTGCAAATGATAGGAGCACACATTCATCGGGTTCCAGCGCGGCATGTTGGCCCGGGTCCAGGCGGCGACATCGGTGATCAGCCGAAGTGAGGGTTCGGGCGGGCAGATATGCGTCCCCCGGCTAAGGTATTCCTTGACGATGTCGTTTTGCACCGTTCCCTGCAAAGCCGAGATATCGGCCCCCTGTTCTTCGGCCACTGCGACATACAGCGCCAGTAGCCACGGTGCGGTCGCGTTGATCGTCATCGAGGTATTCATCCGTTCAACCGGGATCGCATCAAACAGCGCCCGCATGTCGCCCAGATGGCAGATTGGGACACCAACCTTGCCAACCTCGCCGCGCGCCAGAATGTGATCGCTGTCGTATCCGGTCTGCGTCGGAAGATCGAAGGCCACGCTTAGACCCGTTTGCCCCTTCGCCAGATTTGCCCGGTAAAGCGCGTTCGAGGCTGCGGCAGTTGAATGTCCCGCATAGGTGCGGATCAGCCAGGGGCGGGATTTGTCGGGCATTGTTCAGATCTCGCTTTGCGATAGTTTCGTAGATTATGCGATAGACGGAATTTTCTTGCGCGTCCAGATGCTGCGCCGCCGCAATGCTGGGGCGCTGCCTATTTTGCACTGCTGCATTGCTGCCTTGACGTGTTGGTATTAAAGGATCGGGGCTGCCCAATCCGATCGGATTTCATGACCCAACCCGTCGTCCTGCCCCTTTGGCTGCTGCTTCTGATCCTCGGCTTTGCGGCCGTGACGGCAGCGTCCCATCTGCTGTTTCCATCTGTCCGCTGGTTTTTCCGCCGCCGGGCCGAACGGGTCGTCGCGCTGGTCAACCAGCGCCTGCAACGCCCGATTGAACCGTTCAAGCTGGCGCGCCGCCACGATATGATCCAGCGCCTCAGCTATGACGCTCAGGTCATGGCGGCTGTCGAAGAACACGCGCGCGAAGAAGGTATCCCCGAAAACGTCGCCTTCGAAAAGGCGCAACGCTATGCGCGTGAAATCGTGCCGTCGTTCAGTGCCAGTGTCTATTTTGGCATCGCGATCCGGCTGGCACGGTGGCTGTCAACGCGCCTGTTCCGGGTCCGGTTGGGGGCCTATGACGATGCGCTGGAAGAGATTGATCCGAACGCCACCGTCATCTTCGTGATCAATCACCGATCCAACATGGACTATGTCCTGGTCACATGGCTGGCGGCGCAACGTTCAGCATTGTCTTACGCGGTGGGTGAATGGGCGCGGGTCTGGCCGCTGAGTTTCCTGATCCGCTCGATGGGCGCCTACTTCATTCGGCGAAAATCCCGCAACCCGCTCTATCGCAGGGTTCTGGCGCGCTATGTGCAGCTGGCGACGGCGGCGGGCGTGACGCAGGCGGTCTTTCC of Paracoccaceae bacterium contains these proteins:
- a CDS encoding glycerol-3-phosphate acyltransferase encodes the protein MTQPVVLPLWLLLLILGFAAVTAASHLLFPSVRWFFRRRAERVVALVNQRLQRPIEPFKLARRHDMIQRLSYDAQVMAAVEEHAREEGIPENVAFEKAQRYAREIVPSFSASVYFGIAIRLARWLSTRLFRVRLGAYDDALEEIDPNATVIFVINHRSNMDYVLVTWLAAQRSALSYAVGEWARVWPLSFLIRSMGAYFIRRKSRNPLYRRVLARYVQLATAAGVTQAVFPEGSLSLDGKVAAPKLGLLSYVIAGSDPDARDVVFVPVGLNYDRVIEDRILTEAAASGDRRFRASIPTGLRFAARWAWRRMRGKARRFGFAAVSFGSPLSLKGVLDEHTGDPTRFVAAELFRRIRSVVPVLPVPLVASALLQQSGPISKTALTARVDELLGRLRTAGAHMQLPGKDASAAVDAGLKVLTLRKIVSESGAGLLTVVPDEAPLLDFYAASISHHLS
- the deoD gene encoding purine-nucleoside phosphorylase; this encodes MTIHIGAKPGDIAETVLLPGDPYRAKWAAEKFLKGVRLVNETRGMLGFTGTWNGNPVTIQGSGMGMPSLSIYVNELIRDFGAKTLIRIGSAGAMQEHVKLRDVVIAMTSSTMGTPSRGFFKEMSFAPSANYELLQAAHGAAAAKSIPVHVGGIYSSDVFYDERDDLTDQLMRHGVLAVEMEAAELYTLAARYGCRALAILTISDHLITKEEQPSDQRERSFGDMVEMALSAAFA
- a CDS encoding H-NS histone family protein; the encoded protein is MALVSKKDLKNASKSDLEKLAKDVATAIANKSKETLADARKAAEKAAAEFGFSLADLSGGAKRGPGRPPKGSKPGPKPGRKPAKKKAAAPAKYRNPDDAKQTWSGRGRQPAWYKSGIEAGKKPEDFAI
- a CDS encoding DUF1989 domain-containing protein, which gives rise to MSERPADADSRRAVAPVICYPDDTLPRPDLAGYRAARATATKSDEALAAPREAATFHVPAGHFFRITSVEGPQVGDLNLWNSNDLSERFYSGKTRALHGSHVTTGDRLWSSFPTLRPMATITEDTLDWYGIDDFGGSVHDVIGTRCDPYTHRLLAGDDYHHCCHSNLTRALADETGLSRGQAEPHVHDVMNVFMCTGFTRDTGQYFMKASPVRPGDYVEFFAEIPLLGALSACPGGDCSSTHSSNVAACYPLLVEVFAPEMPPEGWAIPPINAYDRTHGN